A segment of the Necator americanus strain Aroian chromosome IV, whole genome shotgun sequence genome:
CCGGTGGTCCGGCAGGGCAGTTGTTTGGCTGAGCTCCACAGTTGCAGCTCGAACCTCCTGCTCCTCTGCGGTGTTTCAGAGCGTGTCGTCTGTCACGAACCATCTGAGCGGGAGTAGGTGTCATTGCATGCCAGGCAGAATTCGCTGTGTCCTATAGCAAACGTATGATCATGACTGTgtaattttcaaggaaaaaaggattAGTAGGTGGAGAAGGACTGCTTACCTTGAACTCTCTGAGGTCCTCGATGGCGTCATCGTAAAAATTGTTGATGTCATTCACGATGTAAACAACAGCTACGATTGAGCCGATCACTGCAAGAGCAGTGAAACCTGCGACGGTTGCAACGAACGACTGAGTGCCCATCACGCTCTCTACTGACTTGTCATCTTCATCTTCGCGACAGTTTTATGCTGTTCTCGAAGGTCATCGCGCATTTGTTTGCTGTGCGTTTTCGGTTTCCCGCAAGACCTATAAAACCTTATCAATGATGTTCGCCCTTTATTTTCGCAACATTTTCAGTTCTTCCGCTCATTACTACTATGTAATTCAAAGGAAGGCATCTGACAACGTGTCTTGTGCGTGAACACAAACATGCTGGCCGCCTCCAGCGAACGGACATTCAATGAGCCACTGATGTGCGAGTGGTGCCTGCGCTCGGATACGTGACGTGTTGTTAGGCGCCTCGCAGGAGATTTCAGGCGTGCTATTCTCCTTTTAATATAAGTTACTCGGGCTAAACGCAAAATCTTGGATCGAGAGGCTTCAAGGGGTTGTGTAACCatgtcgcagattatggaaagatCAAATATAAAGTGCACAACCTTATTCAAACCCTATGCAGATGCGCCTACGCAGTCGACTGTTATCCAGAACCTTTGACGTTATGTGGACGCACATGCAGCcttgcaatgacttgcggggcctagccgatatgtcaagtcaatgcttttatcctcccagacaagtctggtaccaatttatcgactcctgagggatgaaagaggtgagcactagggcggagtTTGAACCTCCGGTCGACGTGCAAGCAGTGAGacctctaaccactacactacaaCCGCCCGGGTAGTCTTATATCGACTCAGATTGATGAAATGGTTGTTTGGCACAGATGTGGTTTCTAACCaacgatcgattgtgcagtcacagtggaacctcttgccgactacACTACTTCTGCCCTATCGCAGAAAAATAGTGATAAATAACGAATAGTGAAAAATAACGACAGCCAGTAGTGCTCACTTCTGCCTCAATGATTAAAATCGAAGGACTTGTTTACCAGAGCTTTCCTTACTGTAGGGTTGTTAACAAATTGTTTCTGCTGTGTTTCACCTTAAAAGAAATGaccaaatattttaaattagtGGATAAAGATGAGAACAGTGAACGTAGTCAGGTAGAATCCATGGAAATActgaatttaaaggcatcatcccacaatcgggggtggtgcggatttcagatcggttatgcctatacggggtcgtacaTTACGActagaagggtgattccgtctatttcttcctaattgccgccaACAACGCCCTGGAAGACTTTGAGCGTAAAGGGGCGCTGTTTtcttcaacgagttcgactggggcacgtcagccttgtgcatgcgccgcatcttccaggctttttttacggaaattaggaagaaatggacggaatcaccctcttctccataatctaggaccccgtataagaactctccacctaaaatccgtaccacctcagattcgtgagatgatgcctttaaatattgtTCTTATTCATGTCTCACATGAAACGAATAGGAGGGCGAATAGCATTGCAAATCCAATTAGCGCTATCGTAATTCACTGATCTTCTCCCCACACACAAAATAAGACATCAGTAACACGAAACACGCTCCGTACAGTTATCATTTGCTGCGGAGGAGGATTCAAGAATCTTTTAAAGGtgtcactccacgaatctgaggtggtgcagatttcaggtggagtatacgtatacAGAATGGATAACTATAGAGAGGggggttattccgtccatttcttcctgattgccgtaaaaaacggtccggaagatacggcttcaggcgttttggcgcactatttcctacagggagttcgactggagcgcgccagccttctgcggcaccgcatcttctgggccgtttttttacggcaattagaaagaaatggacggaaccaccccccatggtctcccatcccctatacaaatactccacctgaaatctgcaccacctcagattcgtggtatgctgcctttaagctgaaAATACTATACATATCGATAGCCTCTCCACACTAATATGATTTGCGAATGAAAATACGTAAAAGTGCacccaaaaataaaagagaaaaattccattctgTCCTTTAGTTCCGAGTAAATGAGTTCGCAATCGTCTGAGGGAAGGtggtcctgaaaaaaaaacttatggcAATTCATTCTAGACATCTTAAGGCGGTGCACTTACAGGTGCAACTTCAACTATTCTCAATGCTTACGTTAGTATTATAAAGGtcgcgtatcacaaaattgacgtaatATGGAGAATTGATGGAAAAGATAGACTTCGGGATTTATACTACGTATATGAGTATGgctccgctcaatttcccccaGCTGTCCCTAAAAAAATGCCGTGAGGACCACGTTAGCTCCTACGAGCTACGCTGGAACGCTCCACCCTTCTATGCGCTTCAATTCGTTACGCTGtctattcattgcttttacatgaataggctgctgaataGGCTGGCTCGTTGATTCTCGACCACTCGCTCGTAAGTGCGACGCGTGCGCAGGGGTGGCCAGTTCTaacttacctcgtaggagcCAACGCTTTTCCCACGCTATTTttaaggacgattagggggaattcaGCGGGGCCACCTTcgttttcgtaatctacatctcgAACTCCATGTTttcaggtttccacactacgaAAATTTCGTGCTTGCCCATAAGTTCAGAAGTGGTCGTTTAGCTGATTTCCTATGAACAGCGTGAGTTGCTCTAAATTGCTAAATCACTGAATGTTCGAGTGAGGGAGGACCTTTACTTCAGCTAGATAGCAACAGGATTTGCTTTTCTAAAACGACACCCTTAATCCTTGTCACCTTTAATCGTGCAGGAGCTCCGAGCAACTTGTGCTGAGCATCTTATCATAGTTACATGTTTCGCATCTGcttcacaaattttttctatattaaAACTTACTTTGCATCTTTAAATCGTTAAGACATAACACTTAATCCAAAATTAGACTAAGAACATTCTCTGTGGATCGAGTAAGGCTTCTAAGCCAGAATTAGAGATAAAATAACTTCCTACTCCTTaacactgaagaaaaaacacacactAAAAAGTATTTCGCTAGAACTCTGTGACAAGGCCTAGTTCATTCTACTTTGAGGATCTGCTCCTGTGAATTCGACAATTTGTTGGCGGATGGTTGGGAAGAGAACTTTCTCCGATGATTTTATCCCAGCAAATTTGGTTTCGCGTGGTTAGGTTTGATTTGATCACTGCTTGgcaaatttttctacttttttccttcctataATGTTAGtacataattctttttttctaattgaaaaaaagaagttatgaTGGATTTTATGGTACTGTTTCCAGAGATATGTGTGTGAATGTGtcggagtttttttctaattttcctgtgcaaaatttttgcatgaaaattgtattcaagaagaaaactgcTCAGATGTAAGAGTCAACAACTTCGAAGAATACACAAAAAAGACGATCTTTGTTACCGGTTTTGTCGAACATGCAATCAAAACcgttaaaaaagaattgatgTGGTTCTTTCtgtagtttaaaggcatcaccccacgaatctgaggtgttacggatttcaggtggagtattcgtatacgggatcgtagattatggagagcagagtgtttctgttcatttcatcctaattgccgtaaaaaaaacggcccggaagatgcggtgcgtgcacaaggctggcgcgctccaattgaactcgttgtggaaaatagcgcgccgttattaattaggaagaaatggacggaatcaccaccctctccgtaatctacgatcccgtatacgaatactccacctgaaatccgtaccacctcagattcgtggagtgatgcctttaaccccaAAACCGGGAACGTGCTAATTTCACGAATCTGATTTTTTGGACAGTGACGAATGATTGGCAGCATTCAATCCGAACTCGCAAAATGAGCGGGACGTTTTTGGCTCAAAACAGCCTGGGTAATTTGCCGCTAAGAGCTTTTTCTTGTCGTTTCGTGTTGCCGTTCCGCTCTTCTTGAACAAGTTATACTGTcataatatcaaaaaattaaaaataacgggttataaaatagaaataaaatgtccTCTCAATTAAAGCTCAAACAACCATGAAAAAATTGGGGAACATGGGTGGAACcattgatttcaaaaagtgtGCTCAATTAtgcaatttctggaattttctgaggttcacaaacgtgtaactggcctatacagttaGTTTCGAGACCTAACTAATGTaacaagtcagtgtttttactcATTCAGatatgtctggtaccaatttatcgacctggAAGgagtgaaaggcttggttggaaccagggcggattcgaacctccgatagatCGTGCACGACCTCTTACTGAGTGCGCTACATCAGCTCTAGTGCCATaatatcaaaaaatagaaaataaaaaaaaacgaagaatcaagaaatagaaatgaaatactCTTATAATTAATTCTCAAACGAAATGAAAGAGTTGGAGATTAAAAGAAGAACCACtgcatttaaaagaaaattcagattaattaatttaatttgaattttattgcGTATGATTGTATTCGTGACCACTTTTAAAATACACCGCTACTATTCGTCATTACCTACTAATATTTGTAACAATTCCATCATTGCAGTATGAATACATCTGATATTCAACGCGTTGAGTCGTTCAAACATATGGGATCCTCCTAGGGGGCGGAGACGATGATCGATAGGACGATTACGACGATAAgctcctcgttttttttcaaagatagtTTTCTCGCTTTTTCAGTGCGATTGTGCACGATTTCCTAGGACACTGCTTCATATTTTTGGGGCGATTGAAAAATCCTTCATCGTTACCGTATACCATCGTTTCGATATCCTTCTGTCGGGGATCAGGCAATTTCTGAAAATCCCTTTTTGTTACAGGTTCTAACGTAATTTTAGGAAATAACTCAGACAATTGTGTACTTGgaggtcattttttttcttctagattttTCCTCCAAGTAACACGGTAATCGTTCAGCATTTGAACCACTGCCCACCTTCAGCGAGGACGAAACGCGTCTAGCGGACACAACATTTCCGATGGCGGTAgtgaatttttacaaaaaagaaggaaaaaaaatcaaagtattTATGGTATAATTTAGGTACTTTATGAAAAGAGAACTTTCACTTCAATCTAGTGCACAACCCTTTTTCTTTGGTCAGTTAAATCaatcaaacgttttttttttcctgcttacTATAGAAAGACATTGCTTAAACGCTTTATTGACTCTTCCCAGGAggaggaatagaaaaaaaagagaaaaaaagggacaAATCATGACTGTAATAACACCAAGCAATGTTAAGACTTAGATTTGAAAACTTCTGTTCCTAAAACGATGTTCAAATACATACATTGACAATATATGGAGGACCCGATAAAATTCTTGAGGATATGTGTGCAAAGGCAGTGTTGTTGTAAGTTCTTCATGGATATTTAATTGTGAGCATTCGATCAGATACTGTGGTGTGGTGGTATAATTCAGAGCATCTCGTCAAAGCTTCTAATGAGATTCAGGATATTCGTCGGGATGTTCGTGTAAAGGAGTTACCACATTTTCGGATGCGAAAGACGCTCTTCAAACCACATGGTAACCCTTGCTCACGGCTCgggtttcctttttctcaccACTCTTCATCCTTGAGAGACGTCGACGTAATCTTGTGCGCTTCTAAATAACTATTCTGAATAAAatcttaaataaatattctaagTACTTACTTCTAAATACTTATCTCTCTAGAAAGAAGAGTTTCTCTTTcaaggagaaaataaaagactAACCGCGATTTTTCCAACCGGTTGATATTTCGGTGAGTTCGAATTCCAGTAGTGACATATCATAACTGCTGTTAGAATGAAACAGACACCTAAAAATAAGGGTTGAGGCTAACCACATCAGACTAAccaatgaaaatttctcaccAACAGCAACAGAAGAGAGTAACATGAATCCAGACAGCCCGTTGACAAGACCGGTACGATCCTTCATTTTAGAGAGATGGTCAAGCCAAATCCCGGTGGTGATCACTGCCAGCAAGTTCCCGACAGCCGAAATGATACAGCACACCAACCACATCATCAACATTGTGCGCCAGCGATATCTGgaagacacacacacacactcattTATTACAGTTCTGCTGCGTTCAGCCGAGcagacgcgacgcgtccgcggCGAAGACGTGCGGTGCGTGAGGTGCGCGTCCTAGAAGGAGCTTATGAACGCAGCAAAATTGCGCTTTTCGATAAGCGAATCCTTCAGAAAATCAGAGTTTTGGTGCGCTTTCGCAGCGTAACCGCTGCGTCACGCCGATCCAAAGCGTTCGGCAACAACCTCGTAAGTATTTATGTCTATTTGtgttgtgtttgtgtttgaataatttgtcccactttttttctttttaaatagtGGATCCACAGTCAATTGAGATCGATTAGGCATCCTGAGGCTGAATAGCCGAGAAAGATTTATTTCGAGACAATTACTGATAATTTTATTGACAGACAGCATGGATCATCTCCAGAAATACTGGGAAAAAGTAGCTTAGTTGGAAGTAGACAGCACGTGaccttctattttctttacaGGAAGGTTACTAGAATATATTAGGATGTTATTAGGAGATCAGTAATCATCTTGACACAATTCTTCCTCAATCAACTAAAGTCAGGATCGATCAATCGATCGAATCGATCCCAACTGATCCTGGTCCACTTTGTCCCAAACTCTTACAATCGGCTGCTCACCTATGTACTGCTCCTAGTCCAAGTGCTCCGGTGAGAAGACCGACTAGTGCGGCTACGGTATTCATATGACATGTGCTTTGGTACTCAGCTTCACCAGGATAACCAGGACAACTGAGGCCATGAATGAGGAACGCGAACGAGATCGCCAACTCGGCTCTACACAAATGCACCATGATTTTCACGTACCTAAAAAAGAAGCGTTTAAGAACTTCGCTCGCTTCCTGGCGTATACGAATTTGAGAGCGTTTCTTTGCGTGATCAACACTACGAACATACTCTGTGTGTTGAAATCCGGATCGTTGCATCACTGTGTACGCTTTGTAGCGTCGACGTTCCGACGCGCTCATCTCCTCATCCGTCTCTGAACTCTAAACGCTCCcatattgaaaatattcatcATTTAGCTGAAAGCTGACTTATATTTCACAATATAAAtttaccacaaaaaaaaaacagctcgaaTCCTTATTTTGTATctcggtggttttttttttttaattatgtagacacttttatttcttcaacaaCAGCTTCTCGCTTCAGTTACTATATTACCTGGATGAGAAATCATTTTAGGgtgattgaattttttgatgaaTCAATTTGACCTGAAGCAATTTTTGTTACCTCGTAagcaaagaataaaggattataaccaCCCGATGTTCactaaaagtaaaatatgAAGATAACTACTCTGATTTCACTCTTCAAACATACCTCtattataaattttaaaactgaaaatcagaaagaataCTTTGGTACTCCATACTCACACatataaaatgtagaaatttgaaaaaaaaaacccaagaaCGTTTGGAATTTTGCCTGTTCACTTTATCCtgttccgctttttttttaaagaaagagaCTGCGTAAGAAATTCGCTATATACTCTGGGTGTCATAAATTACAGCCATTTCTGGAACAGCTACGTTTTCCGGGTCAAAGTTTCTTTTCGCAAAATCCGGGCAACTGCTAGACTGTATTGAGAGTACATAGTTCTAAATCTGCTGCTTCAATCAGGATATTTCCATACTCCTAGGACATGGGTGTAGTTGGTTCAATTAGTAgagagaaacaaagaaaattgagcataacttgtttgaaaaatcaaaaaaaaattctaaaaaaggcagaaaaagTGACGAGttccccaatttttttttttgagtttccaTACTATACGTATGTGAGTATGCGGTATCTAAATACTCCCCTTGATTTCtacttttgaaatttatgtgtatgaatgagaaaaatgtgagTAGCAAAGAAAGTGAAGTAAGTTGCTTTCGGTTTTTTATCACCTGTGTACGCTCTGTCAAACATAGGAGGTTTGGTAAGGTCAGCGAAATTATCAGCAGGATTCGAAATTTGACAGGAATCCTCAGATTTTATATTAAAGACTAATTATCCGGGTAGATGAAATGagttgcttctttttttttagttttttttttctcgaaaaaaagaggcaaagttaaaggaacgaaaaaacgGCGAAAGAAAACGTTAGAATTGCAAACATTCCTCTCTATGTACTAGACTTCCTACATAAGTTCTCCGgccttttattttcattgtaaaagaagtatttttgatgtttgattttgaaacatccaataaattattattgaaaaatttatttactattaccatttatcattatttatttatttttattatttattaatttattgaaaaaaaaaacttttttatagGAATTTACCCAGAAACTCTAATAAATATATGCAACACATCCGGATTTTGTATCTTCATTTGAACGTGCTGGCTCAGACACGCACGAAGGACTCAGTAAGTTTGTCGCCGTCCTACCGGATGAGTGCGATTGAGGCAAGGCAGAGGAGTAGCGCGGGTCCTGCAGAGAAGCGCTGCGGGTGCGGCGCGTGCTCATCAGGTCAAAAACAGTTGGCGTTGGTGTATGAATTCTCTCAtatattcagaaatttttcagcaaaaaaaaaatattaccttGAGATTACCTTAGTAGCGAAGAAGTTAAGATTACAACTGGAGAATAAAGAGTTCAAACCTAATTCATTTAGGtcttagaattttttgaagggatAAAAAAACGGTCATTTCCCTATTTGTATTCTTTAAAGTATGTAGGCTACAGTTGGAgcaaaaaattgatggaattTCTTCGCATTTACTTCTCTAAACTGTCAACAAGGTCATCAAGGAGAGGAATGCAAAAATCCTGAACCTATTTGACATAGAGCGCACAGCAGTTTCTCATTAGTCCCTATTCTTCGAGAACTAAACAGCTTAGAAGAAGAAGCTCACCAGAATTTGAAACGAGGACATCGTTGGAGCGTTAGGACCGAAGGAAAACCTGTTCCAGACGAGAATCGATGCACACTAATGTTCGTCGATGATGCCCATTCTCTGCGCACTTCGCTCCGCTACGCAGAGACGTTATCGCTGATTCGGTCTACAGTAAGCCCGTCTCTATACTCAAGGACCCATCCCAtcccattttttttgcttttatatCACACGCTATTAATCTTCTAATTATTTATAAGAATCGCTTGCGAATTGTTCGAGAATGAACTGAAATCTCCACTCACCACCGGATTCGGAATGATTATCCGCAAGTCGGGCTCCTCGAATGGTCTCAGCAGATCCATCCGTAGATTACGCTGAAGAATTGTGAAATGAGAATGAGAATGTTCGCATGAATGCATCGAATAAATAGGGAAATTTTCGGAATTTGTGATTTGTTCAATGACGACATGAAGTTCACAATAAAAGAATGATCTATTCCTATGTAATGGTATGAATCCACAAAATAAGAAGGAATTTTTGTGATCATTTTGTGGATTCAAATCACATACTACATTTCCGAACCATCAATCACACAGACTGAATAGACATTCTTTTGTCTATTCTGGAGAAATCACACGAGTTTAACTTTGGCGACAAATTTCGGTAAaggactttttttccagaaatgtagGTTATTCTCGATTGGAACCATCTATTAGCGAAAAGCATCTTCGGATCAAATCATAATAATCAATAGTAATAATGTCTAATGTAGTTCgaacatgagaaaaaataatttttaaatgaaattaacaGGTTAAACTTAGTATTTCCTTCGTTAAAAGATATCTTTgcactaatttatttttgtatttatattttttattttatttacaataaAACTTATTATCTAAATTCATTTCATGGTTCACTTCTtaatgaaatttgaattttttaacatGGATTATTGAGCAGAACCATATGTAATCTATGAGCATATGACTAGATTATAAATTTATAAACATTCTACTGAATATTAATGGGcactcaaataaaaattttatggcATGCAGCCTTTAAAGTACATAAGATGGAACCTATATCGAATTCAAGTCTTTTCCCTTCAgggttttgctttttttataagCTATGCATCATGAATGCTCTCTTCCGTTTATGTCCTTGTTAAGGATAAGGCTAAAGTGTTTGTACTcgtaaaatcctaaaaatttaatcaatcaaaatattatttaattatttgatttaattgaattgaatttgttttatttgtttaatctCCTGATGAAgtcttcatttcaaaaaataaagtgaaaatgaatgaaatttggACTACTTCCAAAGGATGCAATTATACTAATGATAACAATTATAACActgataatagtaataataataaaacaaatgactaaaataattttcacgcattttttgtcattgaaggtggaaaaaatgatgcttttaaagttAGATGCATAGACTCTCCTGAATAAGTAAATACTTGAGATAAGCTCTGATGTTTAGAGCAAATCCGAAGGAGGAATTTAATCCTTTTATAAAATATCTCTTTCCtagtaataacaaaaataataataaatataataaacaagtattttataaaaatacaaGTAAAAATAACTCTCAAATCCTCCAATTTTTATCCGGCACACGTCAACTgggtaaaaataaagaattttgaattttccttcaatttcattGCAGTCAACCAAAGCTGcacttcaataaataaatatcaatgtATGAAAGAGGGCGAGAAGGTCGATGGCGCCGGTTACGCTTGAATCGAAACATTCTCTATCTTCCATTAAAATCTGCTGCATGTGAAGACCTgtgtacgtacgtacgtgcGTACGTACGGTGTAGAGCACATCAATCACGTGAGTACGGCGCTCCCGGATCCGTTACGTACAACCGTGTTCCCAACGTTGTCCATTACGGGTTTcaattgcatattttcttatcGTTCCTTTTCTGGATGCTAACCGAATCCGTAGGGTTAGTATCCGAAAGATGAGATGAGAAAAGATGCAACTGACCCCGAATGTCTCCCATTTCAATAATCATTAAGCACTTCCGAAGACACGTAACGTTAGAGGCGATCTGATAAGCCTCGTGAGAATGAGGATGGGACATGTCCCATATGGTTCGGAGAGTGGTCGTATT
Coding sequences within it:
- a CDS encoding hypothetical protein (NECATOR_CHRIV.G13890.T1); its protein translation is MDLLRPFEEPDLRIIIPNPVSSETDEEMSASERRRYKAYTVMQRSGFQHTEYVKIMVHLCRAELAISFAFLIHGLSCPGYPGEAEYQSTCHMNTVAALVGLLTGALGLGAVHRYRWRTMLMMWLVCCIISAVGNLLAVITTGIWLDHLSKMKDRTGLVNGLSGFMLLSSVAVGVCFILTAVMICHYWNSNSPKYQPVGKIAKRTRLRRRLSRMKSGEKKETRAVSKGYHVV
- a CDS encoding hypothetical protein (NECATOR_CHRIV.G13890.T2), translated to MSSFQILSSETDEEMSASERRRYKAYTVMQRSGFQHTEYVKIMVHLCRAELAISFAFLIHGLSCPGYPGEAEYQSTCHMNTVAALVGLLTGALGLGAVHRYRWRTMLMMWLVCCIISAVGNLLAVITTGIWLDHLSKMKDRTGLVNGLSGFMLLSSVAVGVCFILTAVMICHYWNSNSPKYQPVGKIAKRTRLRRRLSRMKSGEKKETRAVSKGYHVV